In Streptomyces nodosus, one DNA window encodes the following:
- a CDS encoding vWA domain-containing protein has product MEKLLAARLHAVKVRPYLAAALFALHVVEDRSVPTMAVDPHWRCYVSPGFVARTPVEELAGVWVHEVSHLLRDHHGRGERYAREHEEHRPGERGTAAGWGRLRRNIAADFEINDDIYGDGLPLPSGAVLPSLLRLPAGLLMEEYLRTASMSGLTADLAWLDCGSGADGQIRPWELGPDGAHGLSRQQRDAVRFRVAEGIRGRPGSAPDGWRRWADEAFHPPQPWRQLLGAAVRSAAGAAGVGEDHSFRRPSRRSAGVPGVLLPSLRRTPPRVCVVIDTSGSVSDAELGGALLEVAAIAQAVGGRRDLVSVISCDAAAGVAVPLCRAENIALIGGGGTDLRSGFDRALRSRPRPDVIVALTDGQTPWPSAQPSCRTVVGLFPRPARAVDEEDPDYVPDAPPPWARVVTIG; this is encoded by the coding sequence ATGGAGAAGTTGCTGGCCGCCCGGCTGCATGCGGTGAAGGTCCGTCCCTACCTGGCCGCTGCGCTCTTCGCACTGCACGTGGTGGAGGACCGTTCGGTGCCGACGATGGCGGTGGACCCGCACTGGCGCTGCTATGTCTCCCCCGGCTTCGTGGCACGCACCCCGGTGGAGGAACTGGCCGGCGTATGGGTGCACGAAGTCTCCCATCTGCTGCGGGACCACCACGGGCGGGGCGAGCGGTACGCACGGGAGCACGAGGAGCACAGGCCGGGTGAGCGGGGCACGGCCGCGGGCTGGGGGAGGCTGCGACGGAACATCGCCGCCGACTTCGAGATCAACGACGACATCTACGGTGACGGTCTTCCGCTGCCTTCCGGGGCCGTGCTTCCGTCGCTGCTGCGGCTGCCGGCCGGGCTGCTGATGGAGGAGTACCTGCGGACGGCGTCGATGTCCGGGCTCACCGCGGACCTCGCCTGGCTGGACTGCGGCAGTGGCGCCGACGGGCAGATCCGGCCGTGGGAGCTGGGGCCCGACGGGGCACACGGGCTGAGCAGGCAGCAACGGGACGCGGTCCGCTTCCGGGTCGCGGAGGGGATCAGAGGCCGGCCGGGCAGCGCACCGGACGGGTGGCGCCGATGGGCGGACGAGGCCTTCCATCCGCCGCAGCCGTGGCGGCAGTTGCTGGGGGCGGCGGTCCGTTCGGCGGCGGGTGCGGCAGGGGTGGGCGAGGACCACAGCTTCCGGCGTCCGTCCCGGCGCTCAGCCGGTGTCCCCGGGGTGCTGCTGCCGAGCCTGCGCCGCACGCCACCCCGGGTCTGCGTGGTGATCGACACCTCCGGGTCGGTGAGCGACGCCGAGCTGGGCGGCGCGCTGCTGGAGGTGGCGGCGATCGCGCAGGCGGTGGGCGGGCGGCGCGACCTGGTCTCGGTGATCTCCTGCGACGCGGCGGCCGGGGTCGCCGTCCCGCTCTGCCGCGCGGAGAACATCGCACTGATCGGCGGCGGGGGAACGGATCTGCGCTCCGGTTTCGACCGGGCGCTCCGCTCCCGGCCCCGCCCGGATGTGATCGTGGCCCTGACGGACGGTCAGACGCCGTGGCCCTCCGCGCAGCCGTCCTGCCGCACCGTTGTCGGCCTCTTCCCCCGTCCCGCCCGCGCGGTGGACGAGGAGGACCCGGACTACGTCCCGGACGCCCCGCCGCCCTGGGCGCGTGTCGTCACCATCGGCTGA
- a CDS encoding Cys-Gln thioester bond-forming surface protein, translating to MFSSFSASSVSERGAARLVAAALVSGLVGVGLLTTAGAAVADETPQNEAGAAATLGGLKTYGTAVVHDGDMDEQVPAGLFEMSVDNGGTLQTYCIDIHNPVQKDARYHETPWSATSLSGNKNAGKIRWILRNSYPQVNDLAALAAEAGAKGLTEQDAAVGTQVAIWRFSDGADVDAVDPRAEKLADYLEKHARNLAEPAASLSLVPSAVSGHPGERIGPVRVHTNADSVTVRPPADATASGVKIVDRAGKEVTSAADGSRVYFEVPQSAQDGSAELTVQASTTVPVGRAFASETRSQTQILAGSSESTVSATATANWGDTGAIPALSAEKNCAEGGLDITADNQGDEPFTFTLMGVSHTIAAGKRETVTVPLLEDQAYDFTIKGPAGYEKHFKGVLDCRTESSMGDLTVQTLNEPSPATVGGMAAGDTDLAETGASNATPIIAGTAIALVVIGGAVLLLLRGKQPTPTRD from the coding sequence GTGTTTTCTTCGTTCTCTGCGTCGTCCGTGAGTGAGCGAGGGGCCGCCCGCCTCGTCGCCGCGGCGTTGGTGTCCGGACTCGTCGGGGTGGGTCTGCTGACCACCGCGGGGGCGGCGGTCGCCGACGAGACACCGCAGAACGAGGCCGGGGCGGCCGCGACCCTGGGCGGGCTCAAGACCTACGGCACCGCCGTCGTCCACGACGGTGACATGGACGAGCAGGTGCCCGCCGGTCTGTTCGAGATGTCCGTGGACAACGGCGGCACCCTGCAGACGTACTGCATCGACATCCACAACCCGGTCCAGAAGGACGCCAGGTATCACGAGACGCCCTGGAGCGCCACCTCGCTGAGTGGCAACAAGAACGCCGGCAAGATCCGCTGGATCCTGCGCAACTCCTATCCGCAGGTGAACGATCTGGCCGCGCTTGCGGCCGAGGCCGGCGCCAAGGGCCTCACCGAGCAGGACGCGGCGGTGGGCACCCAGGTGGCGATCTGGCGCTTCTCGGACGGCGCCGACGTGGACGCGGTGGACCCCCGGGCGGAGAAGCTCGCGGACTATCTGGAGAAGCACGCACGCAACCTCGCGGAGCCCGCCGCGTCCCTGAGCCTGGTCCCGTCGGCCGTCTCGGGTCACCCCGGGGAGCGGATAGGCCCGGTCCGGGTGCACACCAATGCCGACAGCGTCACGGTGCGGCCGCCTGCGGACGCCACGGCGTCCGGGGTCAAGATCGTGGACCGGGCGGGCAAGGAGGTCACCTCCGCCGCTGACGGCAGCCGCGTCTACTTCGAGGTGCCGCAGAGCGCCCAGGACGGTTCGGCCGAGCTGACCGTGCAGGCGTCGACCACCGTGCCGGTCGGGCGGGCCTTCGCCTCCGAGACCCGCAGCCAGACCCAGATACTCGCCGGCTCCAGCGAGTCGACCGTCTCGGCGACGGCCACGGCCAACTGGGGTGACACCGGCGCGATACCCGCGCTGTCGGCCGAGAAGAACTGCGCCGAGGGCGGCCTGGACATCACGGCGGACAACCAGGGCGACGAGCCCTTCACCTTCACCCTGATGGGCGTCTCCCACACCATCGCCGCAGGCAAGAGGGAGACCGTGACGGTCCCGTTGCTGGAGGACCAGGCCTATGACTTCACCATCAAGGGCCCGGCGGGCTACGAGAAACACTTCAAGGGCGTCCTGGACTGCAGGACCGAGAGCAGCATGGGCGACCTGACGGTCCAGACCCTCAACGAGCCGAGCCCGGCGACGGTGGGCGGTATGGCGGCCGGAGACACCGACCTCGCCGAGACCGGCGCGTCGAACGCGACCCCGATCATCGCGGGCACGGCCATCGCACTGGTCGTGATCGGCGGAGCGGTCCTCCTCCTGCTCCGCGGAAAGCAGCCCACCCCGACACGCGACTGA
- a CDS encoding single-stranded DNA-binding protein, with amino-acid sequence MNETVVCVVGNVATQPVYRESPTGPTARFRLAVTTRYLDREKNAWTDGHTNFFTVWARRSLATNVAASVAVGDPLVVQGRLKVRTEQRDGQGWLSADLDAAAIGHDLSRGTSAFRRSQRPETQTGMQTEGQTGATGAPPRPEPDWETVPAERPEDIERSGTETRPRPEPAGVI; translated from the coding sequence ATGAACGAGACCGTGGTGTGCGTGGTCGGCAATGTCGCCACCCAGCCGGTGTACAGGGAGTCGCCGACCGGTCCCACCGCGCGGTTCCGGCTGGCGGTGACGACGCGGTATCTGGATCGCGAGAAGAACGCGTGGACGGACGGGCACACCAACTTCTTCACGGTGTGGGCCCGGCGTTCCCTGGCCACCAATGTCGCCGCCTCGGTGGCCGTGGGCGATCCGCTCGTCGTCCAGGGGCGGTTGAAGGTGCGGACGGAACAGCGGGACGGACAGGGCTGGCTCTCGGCGGACCTGGACGCGGCGGCGATCGGCCACGATCTGTCGCGGGGCACCTCGGCCTTCCGTCGGTCACAGAGGCCCGAGACACAGACCGGGATGCAGACCGAGGGGCAGACGGGCGCGACCGGGGCGCCGCCGCGGCCGGAACCCGACTGGGAGACGGTGCCGGCCGAGCGCCCCGAGGACATCGAGCGGTCCGGGACCGAGACCCGGCCCCGTCCGGAACCGGCCGGAGTGATCTGA
- a CDS encoding GTP-binding protein produces MTAVTDRTDHDEHSREEPPDEAVATAGERPEAGRGGGLLRATGGDGEHPRGERAPGAAGTTNAARVEGDGGKRPDADPAAGEGPRAAAGAGAVERDEHACAAGDVRRGCADGDLRPHRAGGDVQHPRADGDFPGLRADGGLPHPPADDGAGPVCTDGDGDPAHLEDEGPADHAGSVPPWDDGLIARRLPGTVVPPEGITIVEPRSPVVRQSVPLAYDGPLRSRLDALRELVGLSRTRLDGRTLAEAGRVLDEASARRRLSGEHTVVAIAGATGSGKSTLFNALAGVAISETGLRRPTTAAPLVCSWSDGAAGLVDRLGIPGRLRRRPAQGPEGGTSLQGLVLVDLPDHDSAVVEHREQVDRVLALVDAVIWVVDPEKYADAVLHECYLRPMAGHAEVMFVVLNQVDRLPGEAAEQVLDDLRRLLDGDGIALGEYGEPGATVLALSALTGDGVGELREALGQFVSEHGAAARRVSADVDAAAAGLRSVCATGGRGGLSEEAREEFNGGLAEAVGATAAGEAAERAWLRNANRACGTPWLRLWRWNRARREPSTGRSLVAAPADPETTARQCVEQAVRTVVERAAVGLPRPWAQAVREAAVRGAQGLPEALDELVTDTVTPPRRPPRPGWWPAAVLAQMAMTLLQVVGMLWLLGQIVGFMAPDFGVPALLMLTGVVGGPAVEWSCRLAARGPARRYGLDAERRLREAAAGCGRARVLDPVAAELLRYGEVREEYAKVTGAGAGARVR; encoded by the coding sequence GTGACTGCCGTCACTGACCGAACGGATCACGACGAGCACTCCCGGGAGGAGCCCCCGGACGAGGCGGTCGCCACGGCCGGGGAGCGACCCGAGGCCGGGCGGGGCGGCGGCCTTCTCCGCGCGACGGGCGGTGACGGTGAGCATCCGCGCGGGGAGCGGGCTCCCGGAGCGGCCGGCACGACGAACGCGGCACGCGTGGAGGGGGATGGCGGCAAGCGGCCCGATGCGGACCCGGCTGCCGGGGAGGGACCACGCGCGGCGGCTGGGGCTGGGGCGGTGGAGCGGGACGAGCACGCGTGTGCGGCGGGAGACGTCCGGCGCGGGTGCGCCGATGGCGACCTCCGGCCCCACCGGGCCGGCGGTGACGTCCAGCACCCGCGTGCCGACGGCGACTTCCCGGGCCTGCGCGCGGACGGCGGCCTCCCGCATCCACCCGCGGACGACGGCGCCGGCCCCGTGTGCACGGACGGTGACGGCGATCCGGCCCACCTGGAGGACGAGGGCCCGGCGGACCACGCCGGATCCGTGCCCCCCTGGGACGACGGACTGATCGCACGGCGTCTGCCCGGCACCGTCGTCCCACCGGAGGGGATCACGATCGTGGAGCCCCGCAGCCCGGTCGTACGACAGTCCGTGCCCCTCGCCTACGACGGTCCCCTGCGGTCCCGGCTGGACGCGCTGCGGGAGCTGGTGGGCCTCTCGCGCACTCGTCTGGACGGCCGTACGCTCGCCGAGGCGGGCCGGGTCCTGGACGAGGCCTCCGCGCGGCGCAGGCTCTCCGGGGAACACACGGTGGTGGCCATCGCGGGCGCCACCGGCAGCGGCAAGTCGACTCTCTTCAACGCGCTCGCCGGTGTGGCCATCTCGGAGACCGGACTACGCCGGCCGACCACCGCGGCACCCCTGGTGTGCAGTTGGAGCGACGGCGCGGCCGGGCTCGTCGACCGGCTCGGCATCCCGGGACGGCTGCGCCGGCGCCCTGCGCAGGGCCCGGAGGGCGGGACGTCCCTGCAGGGGCTCGTCCTGGTCGACCTTCCCGACCACGACTCCGCGGTGGTGGAGCACCGGGAGCAGGTCGACCGCGTCCTGGCCCTGGTGGACGCCGTGATCTGGGTGGTCGACCCGGAGAAGTACGCCGACGCCGTCCTCCACGAGTGCTATCTGCGCCCCATGGCCGGGCACGCCGAGGTCATGTTCGTCGTCCTGAACCAGGTGGACCGGCTGCCCGGGGAGGCCGCCGAGCAGGTGCTCGACGATCTGCGGAGGCTGCTCGACGGGGACGGGATCGCCCTGGGCGAGTACGGCGAGCCGGGCGCGACCGTGCTCGCGCTGTCCGCCCTCACCGGGGACGGCGTGGGCGAACTGCGCGAGGCGCTCGGTCAGTTCGTGTCCGAGCACGGGGCCGCGGCGCGCCGTGTCTCCGCCGATGTGGACGCGGCCGCGGCCGGGCTGCGGTCCGTCTGCGCCACCGGGGGGCGCGGCGGGCTCAGCGAGGAGGCGCGGGAGGAGTTCAACGGGGGGCTCGCGGAGGCGGTGGGCGCCACCGCCGCGGGCGAGGCCGCCGAGCGCGCCTGGCTGCGCAACGCCAACCGTGCGTGCGGCACGCCCTGGCTGCGGTTGTGGCGGTGGAACCGGGCCCGGCGCGAACCCTCCACGGGACGGTCCCTGGTAGCGGCGCCCGCCGATCCGGAGACCACCGCGCGCCAGTGCGTCGAACAGGCCGTACGGACGGTGGTGGAGCGGGCCGCAGTGGGTCTGCCCAGGCCCTGGGCCCAGGCGGTGCGGGAGGCCGCGGTACGGGGCGCGCAGGGGCTGCCGGAGGCCCTGGACGAACTGGTGACGGACACCGTCACGCCGCCGCGGCGCCCGCCCCGGCCCGGTTGGTGGCCCGCCGCCGTGCTGGCCCAGATGGCGATGACGCTCCTTCAGGTCGTCGGGATGCTGTGGCTGCTGGGTCAGATCGTCGGGTTCATGGCGCCGGACTTCGGGGTGCCGGCGCTGCTGATGCTGACCGGGGTCGTCGGGGGGCCGGCCGTCGAGTGGAGTTGCCGGCTGGCGGCACGGGGCCCGGCCCGGCGGTACGGGCTCGACGCGGAACGGCGGCTGAGAGAGGCGGCGGCCGGATGCGGGCGGGCCCGGGTGCTGGATCCGGTGGCGGCGGAGCTGCTGCGGTACGGGGAAGTGCGGGAGGAGTACGCCAAGGTCACGGGGGCGGGTGCGGGGGCGCGTGTGAGGTGA
- a CDS encoding dynamin family protein: MVTLDVRPRLLDTLSALRDRVAAARFPLPLMGAPRARANRDELLAQLDDYVVPRLREPEAPLLAVIGGSTGAGKSTLVNSLVGRKVSEAGVLRPTTRTPVLVCHPEDHHWFSGMRVLPHLTRVWVPHQEPGDDPYGVVGNEERVLRIETADTLPRGLALLDAPDIDSLVADNRVLAAELISAADIWVLVTTAVRYADAVPWHLLRTAKEHRATLVTVLDRVPHQLVSEVSRQYGALLTKAGLGEVPRFTVPELPESAWGGGLLPATAVAPLHAWLTHLAQDPEAREATVTRTACGVLDSLRSRVPELAGAAAAQYAAVLRLTTAVDTAYEGECTRVRSRLDAGDVLAGDALKRWRGYPLDSSAGELLDALVDSLGSLLLCAVTAADERIDDAWRREPAGGAHGLTDHDPTSESAEHRIGMTVRRWRRVLEEYAEDSVRGLDRSTAPDAEAVAALVATALLGGRRAGAAGEELAERIGAQEAVRLRERATRLLSEYLDRALRTERERRLAPLDALDVHAEPQAELIAALSVLQKER, from the coding sequence GTGGTGACCTTGGATGTACGGCCCCGGCTGCTCGACACACTCTCCGCTCTGCGCGACCGTGTCGCCGCCGCACGCTTTCCGCTGCCCCTCATGGGGGCTCCACGCGCGCGTGCCAACCGCGACGAACTCCTCGCACAGCTCGACGACTATGTGGTGCCCCGGCTGAGAGAGCCCGAAGCGCCTTTGCTGGCCGTCATCGGCGGATCGACCGGGGCCGGCAAGTCGACCCTCGTCAACTCACTGGTGGGGCGGAAGGTGAGCGAGGCGGGCGTGCTGAGGCCCACCACCCGCACGCCGGTCCTCGTCTGCCACCCCGAGGACCACCACTGGTTCAGCGGCATGCGCGTCCTGCCCCATCTCACCCGGGTCTGGGTACCCCATCAGGAGCCCGGCGACGATCCGTACGGCGTCGTCGGGAACGAGGAGCGGGTGCTGCGCATCGAGACCGCCGACACGCTTCCGCGCGGGCTCGCCCTGCTCGACGCACCGGACATCGACTCGCTGGTCGCCGACAACCGGGTCCTCGCCGCCGAGCTGATCAGCGCCGCCGACATCTGGGTCCTGGTGACCACCGCCGTCCGCTACGCCGACGCCGTGCCCTGGCATCTGCTGCGGACCGCCAAGGAACACCGGGCCACCCTGGTCACGGTGCTCGACCGGGTGCCGCACCAGCTCGTGTCCGAGGTGTCACGGCAGTACGGAGCCCTGCTCACCAAGGCGGGGCTCGGCGAGGTGCCCCGCTTCACCGTGCCCGAACTGCCCGAGTCCGCCTGGGGCGGGGGGCTGCTGCCCGCCACCGCCGTCGCGCCCCTGCACGCCTGGCTCACGCATCTGGCGCAGGACCCCGAGGCCCGGGAGGCCACCGTGACCCGTACGGCCTGCGGAGTCCTCGACTCGCTCAGGTCCCGGGTGCCCGAGCTGGCCGGTGCGGCCGCCGCCCAGTACGCCGCCGTGCTGCGGCTGACCACGGCCGTCGACACCGCGTACGAGGGCGAGTGCACGCGGGTGCGCAGCCGTCTGGACGCGGGGGACGTGCTCGCCGGGGACGCTCTGAAGCGGTGGCGGGGCTACCCCCTGGACAGCAGCGCGGGGGAGCTGCTGGACGCCCTCGTGGACAGCCTGGGCTCCCTGCTGCTGTGCGCCGTCACGGCCGCCGACGAGCGCATCGACGACGCCTGGCGGCGGGAACCGGCGGGCGGAGCCCATGGGCTGACGGACCATGACCCGACGTCGGAGAGCGCCGAGCACCGTATCGGGATGACCGTACGGCGCTGGCGGCGCGTTCTCGAGGAGTACGCCGAGGACTCGGTGCGCGGCCTGGACCGGAGCACCGCCCCCGACGCCGAGGCGGTGGCCGCTCTGGTCGCCACGGCGCTGCTGGGCGGACGCCGGGCGGGAGCGGCAGGTGAAGAGCTCGCCGAGCGGATCGGCGCCCAGGAGGCGGTGCGGCTGCGTGAGCGGGCGACACGACTGCTGTCCGAGTACCTCGACCGGGCGCTGCGCACGGAACGCGAGCGCCGTCTCGCCCCCCTGGATGCCCTCGACGTCCATGCCGAGCCCCAGGCCGAACTGATCGCCGCGCTGTCCGTACTGCAGAAGGAGAGGTGA
- a CDS encoding DUF11 domain-containing protein: MSQANDMRPGARRVGALSALTVVSIMTALVSGTASATAVAAPSSSVAQAKKSHSPAQTRAHQTGPDLQVVKTGTTAVRPNGSVSYTITVKNNGPGTSTGWTVTDYLPAGLLNPASSTPGCTFGAGVMTCVGGPLAAGASSTITVTGMAGPNFTHIQNIATVIGLEPDPNLSNNISSATTAISGRLADLQVAKTGPATVEEGDRVTYTITVTNNGPNTATDWAVVDRLPSGLRDARASSGCRISRGVLTCTGRPLASGASVTFTVTGTAGRVTALDNTVTVQGRELDPDHSNNTSTLHTTVTPRIRADLQLTKTGPTSAAPGATVTYTITVKNNGPDASTGWTVTDRLPARLLNPTTSTPGCTISGGVLTCTGGALASGASSTITVTGTADQRFNGVENLAVVHGNDVDPNPRNNTGSTAARHLRITESVKAPRVIRRGDTVRYTIRVRNTGTVAYTSARPASFTDNLSGVLDDARFNGDMDATTGTVSYAEPRLHWVGTLRPGQTATITFSVTVQRRSSGDRRLVNRVVSGAQGSNCAAGSRSRDCSTLDRVDVRDQGRRRDLMASDGPRLAKRS; encoded by the coding sequence GTGAGTCAAGCCAACGACATGCGACCTGGCGCCCGGCGCGTCGGCGCGCTGTCGGCGCTCACCGTTGTGAGCATCATGACCGCGCTGGTCTCGGGCACGGCGTCCGCCACCGCGGTCGCCGCCCCGAGCAGTTCCGTCGCCCAGGCGAAGAAGTCACACTCCCCCGCGCAGACGCGAGCACATCAGACCGGCCCCGATCTTCAGGTGGTGAAGACGGGTACGACGGCGGTGCGGCCGAACGGCTCGGTCAGCTACACCATCACGGTGAAGAACAACGGCCCGGGCACCTCGACCGGCTGGACCGTCACCGACTACCTTCCGGCGGGACTTCTCAACCCCGCGAGCTCCACTCCCGGTTGCACCTTCGGGGCCGGGGTCATGACCTGCGTCGGAGGGCCACTGGCCGCCGGGGCCAGCTCCACGATCACCGTGACGGGCATGGCGGGCCCGAACTTCACGCACATCCAGAACATCGCGACGGTCATCGGTCTCGAACCCGACCCGAACCTGAGCAACAACATCTCCTCCGCCACCACCGCCATCTCCGGACGGCTGGCGGACCTGCAAGTCGCCAAGACGGGACCCGCGACGGTGGAGGAGGGCGACAGGGTCACCTACACCATCACGGTGACGAACAACGGGCCGAACACCGCGACCGACTGGGCCGTGGTCGACCGGCTTCCGTCGGGTCTGCGCGACGCCCGCGCGTCCTCGGGGTGCAGGATCTCCCGGGGTGTACTGACCTGCACCGGACGGCCGTTGGCGAGCGGCGCCAGTGTCACGTTCACCGTCACCGGAACCGCGGGCCGGGTCACCGCGCTCGACAACACCGTGACGGTCCAGGGCCGTGAGCTCGACCCGGACCACAGCAACAACACGAGCACCCTGCACACCACGGTCACGCCCCGCATCCGGGCCGACCTTCAGCTCACCAAGACGGGTCCCACCTCGGCGGCCCCGGGTGCGACGGTCACGTACACCATCACGGTGAAGAACAACGGCCCGGACGCCTCGACCGGCTGGACCGTCACCGACCGGCTGCCCGCACGTCTGCTCAACCCCACCACCTCGACCCCGGGCTGTACGATCTCGGGCGGTGTGCTGACCTGCACCGGAGGCGCGCTGGCGAGCGGCGCCAGCTCCACGATCACCGTGACCGGCACCGCGGACCAGAGGTTCAACGGCGTCGAGAACCTGGCCGTGGTACACGGCAATGACGTCGACCCCAACCCGCGCAACAACACGGGCAGCACCGCGGCCCGTCATCTGAGGATCACCGAGTCGGTGAAGGCACCCCGGGTCATCAGGCGCGGCGACACCGTCCGGTACACCATCAGGGTCCGCAACACCGGCACGGTGGCCTACACCTCCGCCAGGCCGGCGAGCTTCACCGACAACCTGTCCGGGGTGCTGGACGACGCACGCTTCAATGGCGACATGGACGCCACCACCGGCACGGTCAGCTATGCCGAGCCCCGACTGCACTGGGTGGGCACGCTCAGGCCGGGACAGACGGCGACCATCACCTTCTCCGTCACCGTCCAGCGGCGTTCCTCCGGGGACCGGAGGCTGGTGAACCGGGTGGTCTCCGGTGCGCAGGGCAGCAACTGCGCGGCCGGTTCCCGCAGCCGGGACTGCTCGACCCTCGACCGGGTCGACGTCCGGGACCAGGGCAGGAGGCGCGACCTCATGGCCTCGGACGGGCCCCGCCTCGCCAAGCGCTCCTGA